One genomic region from Stackebrandtia nassauensis DSM 44728 encodes:
- the aztA gene encoding zinc ABC transporter ATP-binding protein AztA: MKQVTPAMEGVAVSARYGARTVLSGLDFVIPKGQMTVLLGPNGSGKTTLLHVLAATHPVAEGRLLRHHQRRPALVPQHSQVSDSFPITVRQTVAMGRWADRGPWRPTTRADKAVVAEALDQLGIADLAGRRLGMLSGGQRQRVLLAQALAQRSDVVLLDEPTAGLDVTSAERIHTHLARLRSRGVTIVQSTHEPEAAATADHRIHLGAPVSVGGQDFGPLSATHPRITGHCGVPTARRMGRPGSGLGCRSDQDRHCFSLWQAQL, from the coding sequence GTGAAACAGGTCACCCCGGCCATGGAGGGTGTCGCGGTCAGCGCGCGCTACGGCGCCCGGACCGTGCTCAGCGGACTGGATTTCGTGATCCCCAAGGGACAGATGACGGTTCTGTTGGGCCCCAACGGCTCTGGCAAGACGACGCTGCTGCACGTGTTGGCCGCGACCCATCCGGTCGCCGAGGGACGGCTGCTGCGGCATCATCAGCGGCGCCCCGCGCTGGTCCCGCAGCACAGCCAGGTCTCCGACTCGTTTCCCATCACCGTGCGGCAGACCGTCGCCATGGGCCGCTGGGCGGACCGGGGGCCGTGGCGTCCGACGACCAGAGCGGACAAGGCGGTGGTCGCCGAGGCACTCGACCAGCTCGGCATCGCCGACCTCGCCGGTCGCAGGCTCGGCATGCTGTCCGGCGGCCAGCGGCAGCGGGTGCTGCTGGCACAGGCACTGGCGCAGCGTTCCGATGTGGTGCTGCTGGACGAACCCACCGCGGGGCTCGATGTCACCAGCGCCGAACGGATCCACACTCACCTGGCCCGGCTGCGGTCGCGCGGTGTCACCATCGTGCAGTCCACCCACGAACCCGAAGCCGCCGCCACGGCGGACCACCGCATCCACCTCGGCGCGCCCGTGTCCGTCGGCGGGCAGGACTTTGGCCCGTTATCCGCGACGCACCCACGGATAACGGGCCATTGTGGTGTCCCAACCGCCCGACGAATGGGACGCCCCGGAAGTGGCTTAGGGTGCCGGTCTGACCAGGACCGGCACTGCTTCTCGCTTTGGCAGGCTCAACTCTAG
- a CDS encoding TetR/AcrR family transcriptional regulator: MSERLGLRERKKDATRHRLMQAALDLFEERGFDEVSVAEIADAAEVSKKTVFNYFDAKEDLILGHAKFQIEVPAQLVRERPPGQTPHDALRQQWFERLAEHHPVTGLSDNPGVLRVIRLIHSTPQLMQRQMRYGYQSQQLLSQELFAESGSELSARLMASQIFGVRQELAVANFRGITAGATAAERYPEAVKEAELGFDLLENGLGNLLRREELYQRIPGYQPCGLTLDIGPLAVVM; the protein is encoded by the coding sequence ATGAGTGAAAGGCTTGGCCTGCGGGAACGGAAGAAGGACGCCACCCGGCACCGCCTGATGCAGGCCGCGCTGGATCTGTTCGAGGAGCGCGGTTTCGACGAGGTCTCGGTGGCCGAGATCGCCGACGCCGCCGAGGTCTCGAAGAAGACGGTCTTCAACTACTTCGACGCCAAGGAAGACCTGATCCTGGGGCACGCCAAGTTCCAGATCGAGGTGCCCGCGCAGCTGGTGCGCGAACGTCCGCCCGGCCAGACCCCGCACGACGCGCTGCGACAGCAGTGGTTCGAGCGGCTGGCCGAGCACCATCCGGTCACCGGCCTGAGTGACAACCCGGGCGTGCTGCGCGTCATCCGGCTCATCCATTCCACGCCGCAGCTGATGCAGCGTCAGATGCGCTATGGCTACCAGTCGCAGCAGCTGCTGTCCCAGGAGCTGTTCGCCGAGTCCGGTTCGGAGCTGTCGGCCCGGTTGATGGCGTCCCAGATCTTCGGGGTCCGGCAGGAGCTGGCGGTCGCGAACTTCCGCGGCATCACCGCCGGGGCCACCGCCGCCGAACGTTACCCGGAAGCGGTGAAGGAGGCCGAACTCGGCTTCGATCTACTGGAGAACGGGCTGGGCAATCTACTCCGCCGGGAAGAGTTATACCAGCGCATACCTGGATATCAACCTTGTGGACTGACCCTTGACATAGGTCCTTTGGCCGTGGTGATGTGA
- a CDS encoding ABC transporter ATP-binding protein gives MSTDTPKAALLPLLRGRLRPYRSQLAAILGLQGVQALSMLYLPTLNADIVDNGIVAGDTGYILRHGGVMLAVTIVQVVATAAAVYLGSKVAMGLGRDLRAAIFARVQDFSAREVNRFDAPSLITRTTNDVQQIQVLVLFTATMLLSSPFMAIGGLVLALGQDVPLTGVLAVLIPVLAVAMGLIISRLIPPSRLMQTRIDSVNQVMREQITGIRVIRAFVRDGHEQRRFGEANDDLMTVAIRVGRIQAYFGATAMLISSLASIAVVWFGGPRIASGEMQLGSLIAFLNYLGMILMAVMMTMSVFMLVPRGKVTAGRIMEVLDTEPSVAEPASPAPAPTRGQLELRGAGFGYPGAEQQVLCDITLTAPPGRTTAIVGSTGSGKTTLINLAARLMDVDTGGIAIDGVDLRSLDRRTLAATIGLIPQRAYLFSGTIASNLRYGDPDASDEQLWEALRIAQAADFVAGLPDGLGTGIGQGGVTVSGGQRQRLAIARALVAKPMIYLFDDAFSALDTATDAALRAALAEKLAGTTQIIVAQRISTIREADQIVVLDSGRVEAVGTHEQLMETSPTYTEIVNSQLTPQEAA, from the coding sequence ATGTCCACCGATACCCCGAAGGCCGCGCTGCTGCCGTTGTTGCGCGGCCGATTGCGGCCCTACCGCTCCCAACTGGCGGCCATCCTCGGGCTGCAGGGCGTACAGGCGCTGAGCATGCTGTACCTGCCGACCCTGAACGCCGACATCGTCGACAACGGCATCGTCGCGGGCGACACCGGCTACATCCTGCGGCACGGCGGCGTGATGCTCGCCGTCACGATCGTCCAGGTCGTGGCCACCGCCGCGGCCGTCTACCTCGGCTCGAAGGTCGCCATGGGCCTGGGTCGCGACCTGCGCGCGGCGATCTTCGCCCGGGTGCAGGACTTCTCGGCCCGCGAGGTGAACCGCTTCGACGCCCCGTCGCTGATCACCCGCACCACCAACGACGTGCAGCAGATCCAGGTGCTGGTGCTGTTCACCGCCACGATGCTGCTGTCCTCGCCGTTCATGGCGATCGGCGGACTGGTCCTGGCGCTGGGCCAGGACGTCCCGCTGACCGGCGTGCTCGCCGTCCTGATCCCGGTGCTGGCCGTAGCGATGGGCCTCATCATCAGCAGACTGATCCCGCCGTCGCGGCTCATGCAGACCCGCATCGACTCGGTCAACCAGGTGATGCGGGAACAGATCACCGGCATCCGGGTGATCCGGGCCTTCGTGCGCGACGGCCACGAACAGCGTCGCTTCGGCGAGGCCAACGACGACCTGATGACCGTCGCGATCCGGGTCGGCCGGATCCAGGCGTACTTCGGCGCCACCGCCATGCTCATCAGCAGCCTCGCCAGCATCGCGGTGGTGTGGTTCGGCGGACCGCGCATCGCCAGCGGCGAGATGCAACTGGGCTCACTGATCGCGTTCCTCAACTACCTGGGGATGATCCTGATGGCGGTCATGATGACGATGTCGGTCTTCATGCTGGTGCCGCGCGGCAAGGTGACCGCCGGACGCATCATGGAGGTGCTCGACACCGAGCCGAGCGTCGCCGAACCCGCCTCGCCCGCCCCGGCCCCGACGCGGGGGCAGCTGGAGTTGCGCGGCGCCGGATTCGGTTACCCGGGCGCCGAACAGCAGGTCCTGTGCGACATCACGCTGACCGCGCCGCCGGGCAGGACCACCGCGATCGTCGGCTCGACCGGCAGCGGAAAGACCACTTTGATCAACCTCGCCGCGAGACTGATGGATGTGGACACCGGCGGGATCGCCATCGACGGCGTCGACCTGCGGTCGCTGGACCGCCGCACCCTGGCGGCCACGATCGGGCTGATACCGCAACGGGCGTACCTGTTCTCGGGCACCATCGCGTCCAACCTGCGCTACGGCGACCCCGACGCCAGCGACGAACAGCTGTGGGAGGCGCTGCGCATCGCGCAGGCCGCCGACTTCGTCGCCGGGCTCCCCGACGGGCTCGGCACCGGCATAGGACAGGGCGGCGTGACCGTCTCCGGTGGACAGCGACAGCGGCTCGCGATCGCGCGGGCACTGGTCGCCAAACCGATGATCTACCTGTTCGACGACGCGTTCTCCGCTTTGGACACCGCCACCGACGCGGCCCTGCGCGCGGCGCTGGCCGAGAAGCTCGCCGGAACCACCCAGATCATCGTGGCGCAACGGATCTCGACGATCCGCGAGGCCGACCAGATCGTGGTGCTGGACTCCGGCCGCGTCGAGGCCGTCGGCACCCACGAACAGCTCATGGAGACCAGCCCCACCTACACCGAGATCGTCAACTCCCAGCTCACCCCACAGGAGGCAGCGTGA
- a CDS encoding ABC transporter ATP-binding protein, producing the protein MNHPQGEKNKPDDFRATSLRVLRGLNADRVRLTAVLTLAVLAIGMTVVQPVLLGLTTDTIIAGVKGSGVDFGRVATILGTAAALTAIAWLLQVVLGRLIATIAQTMAYRLRQQTDVKLSRLPLSYFDTQARGEVLSRATNDIDNLSQTVQQVFARVLTSILLLLGTAVMMFVLSPILALVVMATVPVILWSTKAIGKRAQPRFKRQWAATGKLNGHIEEMYSGHELVTAFGRRREAAEVFAEHNDEVLDSSVSAQFVSGLIAPVLTFLGNINYVLVAVIGGIRVASGAMTIGEIQAFVQYVMQFNQPLAGFAAMAGQIQSAIASAERVYELLDATEQQPDADHTRELGEVRGAVEFDAVSFRYKADEPLIDDLNLSVKPGQTVAIVGPTGAGKTTVVNLLLRFYELDGGSIAVDGADIATLSRQQLRANIGMVLQDTWLFNGTIAENIAYGAPDASRERIVAAAKAVHADRLIRTLPDGYDTVLDSDADGLSAGERQLITIARAFLIEPSILVLDEATSSVDTRTEMLVQSAMAKLRDGRTSFVIAHRLSTIKDADVILVMESGRIVETGSHAELVAANGAYARLHAAQFAAAQPVPG; encoded by the coding sequence GTGAACCATCCACAAGGGGAGAAGAACAAGCCCGACGACTTCCGGGCCACGTCGCTGCGGGTACTGCGGGGACTCAACGCCGACCGGGTGCGGCTGACGGCCGTCCTGACGCTGGCGGTGCTGGCCATCGGGATGACCGTCGTCCAGCCGGTGCTGCTGGGCCTGACCACCGACACGATCATCGCCGGGGTCAAGGGATCGGGCGTCGACTTCGGACGCGTCGCCACGATCCTGGGCACCGCCGCGGCGCTGACCGCCATCGCCTGGCTGCTGCAGGTGGTGCTGGGTCGGCTGATCGCCACGATCGCGCAGACCATGGCCTACCGGCTGCGGCAGCAGACCGACGTCAAACTGTCGCGGCTTCCGTTGAGCTACTTCGACACCCAGGCCCGAGGCGAGGTGCTGTCGCGCGCCACCAACGACATCGACAACCTGTCGCAGACCGTCCAGCAGGTGTTCGCGCGGGTCCTGACGTCCATTCTGCTGCTGCTGGGGACCGCGGTGATGATGTTCGTGCTGTCACCGATCCTGGCGCTCGTGGTGATGGCCACCGTGCCGGTGATCCTGTGGTCCACGAAGGCCATCGGCAAGCGGGCGCAACCGCGCTTCAAACGGCAGTGGGCCGCGACCGGCAAACTCAACGGCCACATCGAGGAGATGTACTCGGGCCACGAACTCGTCACCGCCTTCGGGCGTCGGCGCGAGGCCGCCGAGGTCTTCGCCGAGCACAACGACGAGGTGCTCGACTCCAGCGTCAGTGCCCAGTTCGTCTCCGGCCTCATCGCGCCGGTGCTGACCTTCCTGGGCAACATCAACTACGTCCTGGTGGCCGTCATCGGCGGCATCCGGGTCGCGTCCGGCGCCATGACCATCGGCGAGATCCAGGCGTTCGTCCAGTACGTCATGCAGTTCAACCAACCGCTGGCGGGATTCGCGGCGATGGCGGGCCAGATCCAGTCGGCCATCGCCTCGGCCGAACGGGTCTACGAACTGCTCGACGCCACCGAACAGCAGCCCGACGCCGACCACACCCGCGAGCTCGGCGAGGTACGCGGCGCGGTCGAGTTCGACGCGGTCTCGTTCCGCTACAAGGCCGACGAGCCCCTGATCGACGACCTGAACCTGTCGGTCAAACCCGGCCAGACGGTGGCGATCGTCGGCCCCACCGGAGCCGGTAAGACCACTGTGGTCAACCTGCTGCTGCGGTTCTACGAACTCGACGGCGGCAGCATCGCCGTCGACGGCGCCGACATCGCCACCCTGTCCCGGCAACAACTACGCGCCAACATCGGCATGGTCCTGCAGGACACCTGGCTGTTCAACGGCACCATCGCCGAGAACATCGCCTACGGAGCACCCGACGCCTCCCGGGAGCGGATCGTCGCCGCGGCCAAGGCCGTGCACGCCGACCGGCTCATCCGCACCCTGCCCGACGGCTACGACACCGTCCTGGACTCCGACGCCGACGGCCTCAGCGCCGGCGAACGCCAGCTGATCACCATCGCGCGGGCGTTCCTCATCGAACCGTCGATCCTGGTCCTGGACGAGGCGACGAGCTCAGTGGACACCCGCACCGAGATGCTGGTCCAGTCGGCGATGGCGAAGCTGCGCGACGGAAGGACCAGTTTCGTCATCGCGCACCGGTTGTCGACGATCAAGGACGCTGACGTGATCCTGGTGATGGAGTCGGGCCGGATCGTCGAGACCGGCAGCCACGCCGAACTGGTGGCGGCAAACGGTGCCTACGCGCGTCTGCACGCGGCCCAGTTCGCCGCCGCCCAACCGGTCCCGGGCTGA
- a CDS encoding DUF899 family protein, giving the protein MTESIRNPVPDVVDRETWKTQVNALRAREKAHTREGDAIAAARRRLPVVEVDATTTLTGPGGKVTLLDTFEGRNQLIAYFHMWFTGQPAAEQCEGCTLFNGQVRELSYLHSRDITYATFCQGPYDESVRYRDFMGWDVPWYSAAESADTLMAGRGPILLSCYLRDGDRVFETYWTENRGVEVMDNSYALMDLTVFGRQEGWEDSPDGWPQPWRWEDGSNHASNDGRPSAQWSRLRAGRSDDLGNSGQSPDSGGGCCSHGG; this is encoded by the coding sequence ATGACCGAATCCATACGCAACCCGGTGCCCGACGTCGTCGACCGGGAGACCTGGAAGACCCAGGTCAACGCGCTGAGAGCGCGGGAGAAGGCCCACACCCGCGAGGGGGACGCCATCGCGGCCGCCCGGCGGCGGTTGCCGGTGGTCGAAGTGGACGCCACGACGACGCTGACCGGCCCGGGCGGGAAGGTCACGTTGCTGGACACCTTCGAAGGCCGCAACCAGCTGATCGCGTACTTCCACATGTGGTTCACGGGCCAGCCCGCCGCCGAGCAGTGCGAGGGCTGCACGCTCTTCAACGGGCAGGTCCGGGAACTGTCCTATCTGCATTCCCGGGACATCACCTACGCGACGTTCTGCCAGGGGCCGTACGACGAGAGCGTGCGGTACCGCGACTTCATGGGCTGGGACGTGCCCTGGTACTCCGCCGCCGAGTCCGCCGACACCCTGATGGCGGGACGCGGTCCCATCCTGCTGTCCTGCTACCTGCGCGACGGCGACCGGGTCTTCGAAACATATTGGACGGAGAACCGCGGCGTCGAGGTCATGGACAACAGCTACGCGCTGATGGACCTGACGGTGTTCGGGCGACAGGAAGGCTGGGAGGACTCGCCGGACGGCTGGCCGCAGCCGTGGCGGTGGGAGGACGGCAGCAACCACGCCAGCAACGACGGCCGCCCGAGCGCGCAGTGGTCGCGACTGCGCGCCGGACGCTCCGACGACCTCGGCAACAGCGGCCAGTCCCCGGATTCCGGGGGCGGCTGCTGCTCACACGGCGGCTAG
- a CDS encoding ArsR/SmtB family transcription factor, translated as MPPEREEIAEQVFVALGDPTRRSILAELAAGGPATATDLAARLPITRQGIAKHLNLLADAGLVTAEPGERRRVRYRHRTAPMRVAQLFLAALARDWDDRLDALKVHLDG; from the coding sequence ATGCCTCCTGAGCGGGAGGAGATCGCCGAGCAGGTCTTCGTGGCCCTCGGCGACCCCACCCGGCGGTCCATCCTGGCCGAACTGGCCGCGGGTGGTCCCGCCACCGCGACCGATCTGGCCGCGCGGTTGCCGATCACGCGGCAGGGTATCGCCAAACACCTGAATCTGTTGGCCGACGCCGGACTGGTGACGGCCGAACCGGGGGAGCGGCGCCGGGTGCGATACCGGCACCGCACCGCCCCGATGCGAGTGGCTCAACTGTTCCTGGCCGCGCTGGCCCGGGACTGGGATGATCGCCTCGACGCGCTCAAGGTCCATCTGGACGGGTAG
- a CDS encoding SRPBCC domain-containing protein: protein MSFPNTIERTLELAHPPEKVWAAITTAEGLASWFGNTASIDLRPGGDFRMTWEGDFEADMRVERVEKPTVFAYTWPIDGLPKDDPRRTYVEFTLEPVDGGTRLTVRESGFAQLPEEVRRKAIEGNTGGWKSELGELVEYLDAS from the coding sequence ATGTCATTTCCCAACACCATCGAACGGACCCTCGAACTGGCCCACCCGCCGGAGAAGGTGTGGGCCGCGATCACCACCGCCGAAGGGCTGGCCAGCTGGTTCGGCAACACCGCCAGCATCGACCTGCGGCCCGGGGGTGACTTCCGGATGACGTGGGAGGGCGACTTCGAGGCGGACATGCGGGTCGAGCGGGTGGAGAAGCCGACCGTGTTCGCGTACACCTGGCCGATCGACGGGCTTCCCAAGGACGATCCGCGCCGCACCTACGTCGAGTTCACGCTCGAACCCGTCGACGGCGGCACCCGGCTGACGGTCCGGGAGTCCGGGTTCGCGCAGCTGCCGGAGGAAGTGCGGCGCAAGGCCATCGAGGGCAACACTGGAGGCTGGAAGAGTGAACTGGGTGAACTCGTCGAATACCTCGATGCCTCCTGA
- a CDS encoding serine hydrolase domain-containing protein, with amino-acid sequence MSTTPSTPRRALRRRTLFGAAAGLGAGALGVWGTSRLVVADPVDARAAKWRQVAEAGEDAKGIHKVMRDFMEKHRIRAAQLTVRDKDELPVSMAYTFAEADYPTTKPDSLFRVASVSKAFTCAAIHELSKAGAIDLSEPVFPYLGIDTEALPSQTKDPKVDTITIQQLVDHKGGWDLSVSGYDPLFRTRQIALDLDLPGRVAKRDIAEWMYGEPLQHKPGAKEVYCNFGYLLLGLVVEKATGDDFVKFLKTDVLTPLGVEKEVHLGRTIKADALPGEVGYDAKGTGLSAWDPHSDKPVPNAYGVFLIGEMDSGGGLVATARATSKLITRYAAWGLGGRAPGYARYGSMAGTRSVIWSRKDSVDWSYNLNTRIGDDVTEQLNKQLDAAVKEYLGG; translated from the coding sequence GTGTCCACAACCCCCTCCACACCCCGCCGCGCGCTGCGTCGCCGCACCCTGTTCGGAGCCGCCGCCGGCCTCGGCGCCGGCGCCCTGGGCGTCTGGGGCACCAGCAGGCTCGTCGTCGCCGATCCGGTGGACGCCAGGGCGGCGAAGTGGCGCCAGGTGGCCGAGGCCGGGGAGGACGCGAAGGGCATCCACAAGGTGATGCGCGACTTCATGGAGAAGCACAGGATCCGCGCCGCCCAGCTGACCGTCCGGGACAAGGACGAACTGCCGGTGTCGATGGCCTACACCTTCGCCGAGGCGGACTACCCGACCACGAAACCCGACAGCCTGTTCCGGGTGGCGTCGGTCAGCAAGGCGTTCACCTGCGCGGCGATCCACGAGCTGTCCAAGGCCGGTGCCATCGACCTGTCCGAGCCGGTGTTCCCGTACCTGGGCATCGACACCGAGGCGCTGCCCTCACAGACCAAGGACCCGAAGGTCGACACCATCACCATCCAGCAACTGGTCGACCACAAGGGAGGCTGGGACCTGTCGGTCTCCGGCTACGACCCGCTCTTCCGCACCCGCCAGATCGCGCTCGACCTCGACCTGCCCGGCCGGGTCGCCAAACGCGACATCGCGGAGTGGATGTACGGAGAACCGTTGCAGCACAAGCCCGGTGCCAAAGAGGTGTACTGCAACTTCGGCTACCTGCTGCTGGGTCTGGTGGTGGAGAAGGCCACCGGCGACGACTTCGTCAAGTTCCTCAAGACCGATGTCCTCACCCCGCTGGGCGTCGAGAAGGAAGTCCACCTCGGACGGACCATCAAGGCCGACGCGCTGCCCGGCGAGGTGGGCTACGACGCGAAGGGAACCGGCCTCAGCGCCTGGGACCCCCACTCGGACAAGCCGGTCCCCAACGCCTACGGGGTCTTCCTCATCGGCGAGATGGACTCCGGCGGCGGCCTGGTCGCCACCGCCCGGGCGACCTCGAAACTGATCACCCGCTACGCCGCCTGGGGCCTGGGCGGACGAGCGCCGGGCTACGCCCGCTACGGCAGCATGGCGGGAACCCGCAGCGTCATCTGGTCCCGCAAGGACTCGGTGGACTGGAGCTACAACCTCAACACCCGCATCGGCGACGACGTGACGGAGCAGCTGAACAAACAGCTGGACGCCGCCGTCAAGGAGTACCTGGGCGGCTGA
- a CDS encoding helix-turn-helix domain-containing protein — translation MMVKPRRLNLSTHERASNLAEVAAAVRLRREELGLRQEELADLAGCATRTVSMLEHAKSTLRVDKLIDILTVLGYELVLRPGKSNGQVRVEVQ, via the coding sequence ATGATGGTCAAACCCCGTAGACTGAACCTTTCCACGCACGAACGTGCATCGAATCTCGCGGAAGTGGCTGCGGCCGTCCGACTACGACGAGAAGAACTGGGACTGCGCCAGGAAGAACTCGCCGATCTCGCTGGATGCGCGACGCGCACGGTGTCGATGCTGGAGCACGCCAAATCGACCTTGCGAGTCGACAAATTGATCGACATTCTGACCGTCTTGGGTTACGAACTGGTATTGCGCCCCGGCAAATCAAACGGCCAAGTGCGAGTGGAAGTCCAATGA
- a CDS encoding type II toxin-antitoxin system HipA family toxin codes for MTHTDIHDLPTVTQADVYKDNRLAGYLERTTDGIQFGYLREYLESGGPPVATTLPLRDEPLVTLAGAVPPFFAGLLPEGRRLNALRHAVKTSSDDELSLLLAIGADAIGDVSVIPKGHNPQPVPTFLEIDDPHQADFTEVLAASLGTSPDRVGIPGVQDKVSARMISMPVRGSTGPGILKLNPPEFPSVVENEAFFLEAARRSGIDVAPSALIHDGQGVPGLLVQRFDRVVTDTGEFRSLPAEDACQVLGRYPAAKYSLTSEEIAAGLISVTRAEAVAAMSLLRQFVFAYLTANGDAHAKNFSILGSVSGEWKISPAYDLPTSYLYGDYTLALSIGGRRREDVTRATFADFGQHLKLKPRATHRVLDELIERTDLWINDLDTLPFATQQVRKLKRAIQYRRKQLTARH; via the coding sequence ATGACTCACACCGACATACATGACTTGCCCACAGTCACGCAAGCGGACGTATACAAAGACAATCGGCTCGCTGGGTACCTAGAGCGCACCACGGACGGCATCCAATTCGGTTATCTGCGCGAATATCTCGAGTCTGGAGGCCCACCAGTCGCGACTACCCTGCCATTGCGAGACGAGCCACTCGTGACACTCGCCGGTGCGGTGCCTCCCTTCTTCGCGGGGTTGCTACCAGAGGGCCGTCGGCTCAACGCGCTTCGTCACGCGGTCAAGACCTCGTCCGACGACGAACTGTCTCTCCTTCTTGCTATCGGAGCCGACGCCATCGGCGACGTTTCCGTGATCCCCAAGGGACACAATCCGCAGCCGGTGCCGACGTTCCTTGAGATCGATGATCCACATCAGGCGGACTTCACCGAAGTCCTGGCCGCGTCCTTGGGGACCAGCCCCGACCGGGTGGGCATTCCCGGCGTGCAGGACAAAGTGTCAGCACGGATGATTTCGATGCCAGTGCGAGGGTCCACGGGGCCGGGCATCTTGAAGCTCAACCCCCCAGAATTTCCCTCAGTCGTGGAGAACGAAGCGTTCTTCCTCGAAGCGGCACGGAGATCCGGCATCGACGTCGCCCCTTCTGCGTTGATCCACGATGGCCAAGGGGTTCCCGGGCTGCTGGTTCAACGTTTCGACCGTGTCGTCACCGATACCGGCGAGTTCCGGTCGCTACCGGCCGAGGACGCCTGTCAGGTGCTGGGTCGATATCCAGCCGCCAAATACTCGCTGACCAGCGAAGAAATCGCCGCCGGTTTGATTTCCGTGACCCGCGCCGAGGCGGTAGCCGCCATGTCGTTGCTGCGGCAGTTTGTCTTCGCGTACCTGACGGCCAATGGCGACGCTCATGCCAAGAACTTCTCCATTCTCGGTTCCGTGAGCGGAGAATGGAAGATATCTCCCGCCTATGACCTGCCGACGTCCTACTTGTACGGCGACTACACGCTCGCGCTCTCCATAGGAGGACGACGACGCGAAGACGTAACAAGAGCCACGTTCGCCGACTTCGGGCAGCACCTCAAGCTCAAGCCTCGCGCAACACACCGCGTTCTCGACGAGCTGATCGAACGAACCGACCTGTGGATCAACGATCTGGACACGCTGCCGTTCGCCACACAACAAGTCCGAAAACTCAAGCGCGCCATTCAATACCGTCGAAAGCAGCTAACCGCGCGGCACTAG
- a CDS encoding ABC transporter permease: MPTPEPTLQHPDLDDEPVADPLSLRLLRSELRLIATRRRNLVGLAVLCAVPVILAVVLALSNSAERSGTADAPPFVAMMFGNGLLVVTGTFSVECLVFIPLAMCMLAADSLSGEANAGTLRYLLTVPIGRTRLLFVKYAAASIAAVITIAAVAITGALTGFALFGTDELVTLSGAKIPFEESLWRVGLMCLYIMFMMVAFLAVAMFAATLTDQPAATVVGCLLYVLLDQLLVTTPDLAWLNPYLFTGYWRDWGDLLRQPIETANVTNGLIVAVVYAAVFLSAAWARLTTKDVTS, from the coding sequence ATGCCGACACCTGAGCCCACCCTCCAGCACCCCGACCTCGACGACGAACCCGTGGCCGACCCGCTCAGCCTCCGGCTGCTGCGCTCCGAACTGCGCCTCATCGCCACCCGCCGCCGCAACCTCGTCGGCCTGGCCGTCCTGTGCGCCGTCCCGGTGATTCTGGCCGTGGTCCTGGCCCTGTCCAACTCCGCCGAACGCAGCGGCACCGCCGACGCGCCCCCCTTCGTGGCCATGATGTTCGGCAACGGCCTGCTCGTCGTCACCGGCACCTTCAGCGTCGAATGCCTGGTCTTCATCCCGCTGGCGATGTGCATGCTGGCCGCCGACTCCCTCTCCGGCGAAGCCAACGCGGGCACCCTGCGCTACCTCCTCACAGTCCCCATCGGACGAACTCGGCTGCTGTTCGTCAAGTACGCCGCCGCGTCCATCGCCGCCGTCATCACCATCGCGGCCGTCGCGATCACCGGAGCCCTCACCGGATTCGCCCTGTTCGGCACCGACGAACTGGTCACCCTGTCGGGGGCCAAGATCCCGTTCGAGGAGTCACTGTGGCGGGTCGGCCTGATGTGCCTCTACATCATGTTCATGATGGTCGCGTTCCTCGCGGTCGCCATGTTCGCGGCCACCCTCACCGACCAACCCGCAGCGACCGTCGTCGGCTGCCTCCTCTACGTCCTGCTCGACCAGCTCCTCGTCACCACCCCCGACCTCGCCTGGCTGAACCCCTACCTGTTCACCGGCTACTGGCGCGACTGGGGCGACCTGCTGCGCCAACCGATCGAGACGGCCAACGTCACCAACGGTCTGATCGTCGCCGTCGTCTACGCGGCCGTGTTCCTGTCCGCGGCCTGGGCCCGACTGACCACGAAGGACGTCACGTCCTAG